A window of Geothrix edaphica genomic DNA:
CGCCCTCGATCATGCGGGTGGTCACTTCCGCGAAGATCTCCATCATCCGCCAGCTCCGGCCGGCGATGGCCTCGTTCATGGCCACCAGGTAGAGCAGATCCCCGAAGAGCACCGTCAGGGTGTTGCCCCAGAGCCGATTGAGGGTGGGCATCCCCCGGCGCAGCTGGGCGTGATCGATGACATCATCGTGCACCAGGGTGGCGGTGTGGATCAGCTCGAAGACGGCTCCGAAGCGCACGTCCTCATCGTTGGGCACACCGCAGAACCGGGACGACAGCATCACCAGGGCCGGCCGGAGACGCTTGCCCTGGCCTCCGCGAACATGGTCCGCCAGCTTCTGGACCACCTCCACGTCGCTCTGCAGGATGCGCTGCAGTTCCGCCTCCACGCCCGCCAGCTTGGGGGCGATGGGGAGGAAGTAGCGGGAGAGGTCGAGTCGCGACACGTCAGCCCCGGTAGTTGGTGAACTGAAGGTCCAGACCCTGGTCGTCCTTCTTGAAGAGGGCGATGACTTCCTGCAGGTCGTCGCGGCTCTTGCCGCTCACCCGGAGCTGGTCGCCCTGGATGCTGGCCTGGACCTTGATCTTGGCGTCCTTGACGGCCTTGATGAGCCCCTTGGCCTTCTCCACGGGAATGCCCTGGTGGATGGTGACCTCCTGGCGGACGGTGCCCTTGGTGGCGGGTTCGATCTTGCCGTATTCCATGCTGCGGATGCTCACGCCGCGCTTGTGCAGCTTGGTCTGCAGCACATCGATGACGGCCTTGAGCTTCACCTCGTCATCGCTGTTGAGCACCAGCACCTTGTCGTCCTTGAGCTCGATCTTGGATACCGAGCCCTTGAAGTCGTAGCGCTGGCCAATCTCCTTCATGGCCTGGGAGACGGCGTTCTTCACCTCGTCCAGGTCCACCTTGCACACCACGTCAAAAGAACATTCGCTGGCCATGGGCACTCCTCATCCGGATACACCTTTCAGACTAGCGCTTTGCCTTGGCTTAGGAAAAGGCCGAGACAGGATTAACAGGATGAAAAGCCGGATGAACAGGATGGGTGCAGCGTTGTGCTTCTTTTGGATCCTGTTAATCCTGCCCCCGCTTTTCACCCGAGCCCTCCAGCCGCTCTCGCAGCGCGGGCCAACCTTCCCAGAGGCTCAGAAGCTGGAAGGCGGACAGCACCAGGGCGTGGTGGACCTCCCCCTGGCGCATGCGGGCCTGCCATTCAGACCAGGAGCAGGCCCAGACCTGCAGTTCCTCGGCGGGATCCAACTCCAGGTCTCCCTGGAGCTCGCAATCCAGGGCCAGGAAGCTATGGCAGCGGTTGTTCTGGGTGGCCGGGTTCGGGGTGCAGGAGCCCAGCGGAACCCAGCGGTCAGAGACGAACCCGGTCTCCTCCCGGAGCTCCCGCCGAGCGGCCGCTTCCGGGATCTCGCCCCCATCGCAGCCCCCGCCCGGGATCTCCAGGGTGGAGGCGTCGATGCCGTGCCGGAACTGCTCAACCACCAGCAGGTCGCCCTCCCGGGTGAAGGCCACCACGTTCACCCAGTCGGGCCCCTGGAGGCGGTAGAAGGCATGCTGGCGGCCGGTATGGGGGCTCCGCCGCTGGGCCACGATCTGCCGGAAGAGGCGGGAATCCTGCCGCACACTCTCGGATTCCTGGGTCCAGGCCGCGTTCGGGTCGAAGCCTTCCGGGTGGCGGTGCAGGAGCCGCATCAGTACCTCGGAATGGATGGATCCAGGCGGCTGTAGGCGTCGATGCCACCGGCCAGGTGGGCCAGATCCCGGAAGCCCGCACCCTGGAGGAACCGCACGGCATAGAGGCTGCGGGTGCCGTGGTGGCAATAGGCGGCCACGGGCCGGGCGGGGTCCAGCTCCGCCACCCGCTCCGCCAGCTCGCCCAGGGGGATGAGGATGGCGCCGGGGATCCGCGCCAGGTCGTATTCCCACTGTTCCCGCACGTCGAGGCGCTGAACCGTTTCCGGAAGGTCCCGGTAGGTTTCGGCTGACAGATGGATACCGTTCTCAAACACGCTGAGGTTCTCCCTGATCCAGCACGCGGCTGCAGATGTGGCGGGTGATGACGTCCAGAGCCGTGCGGTTCTCCACACCTGTCGGGACGATGAGATCGGCCCAGCGCTTGCTGGGTTCCACGAACTCCAGGTGCATGGGGCGGACGCTCTGTTCGTACTGGTCCATGACGCTCTCGAGGCTGCGGCCCCGCTCCCGGGTGTCCCGCCGGATGCGGCGGAGGATGCGGATGTCGGCATCCGTGTCCACGAACACCTTCATGTCCAGCTGGTCGCGCAGCTCCGGCAGCGCGAAGAGCAGCAGCCCCTCCAGGATCACCACCTGTCCCGGCGGCACGGATTCCTCCCAGCCGGTGCGGTCGGAGATGGTGAAATCGTAGGTGGGCTTGCGGATGCTCTCGCCGCGATGGAGGGCCGCCAGGTGGGCGGCCATGAGGTCCAGGTCGAAGGCGTGCGGATGGTCCCAGTTCACGGGCAGGCTGCCGAAGCGGGATTTCACCAGTTCCAGCGGGGCGTAGTAGGCGTCCATGTCCAGGAGGAGCGTGGCCACCGAGCGTCGCCGCAGGCGCTTCACCAGCTCCGCGGCCACGGACGTCTTCCCGCTGCCGGAGCCCCCCACGATGCCCACCAGCATCGGCCTGTCGGTCATGTGCCCCCCTTTCCTCCATCCTAACGTCCCACGCCTCTGCTAAGGTTCATGCCATGCATCGCACGCGCTTCGCCCCAGCCCTGGCCCTTCTCACGCTCCTGGCCGGATGCAGCTCCGAAGATCCCAGGCTGCCCGGAAACCTCTACGAGGAGGCCCGCAAGCTGAACCTGGAGGGCCGGAGCCTGGAGGCCCGGGCGATGATGAAGCAGCTGGTGGATCGCTACCCGGACACCGAGGCCGCCCGCCAGGCCACCCGGGACCTGTTCCTCATCGAGGCCTTCGTGAGCCGGGACCTGGCGGACCGCCAGAAGCAGGTGCGGGCGGCCCTCAAGCGGATCACCGACGCCCTGATACGCTACCGGACCAAGACTGGGGAGTACCCGGAGTCGCTGCAGGGACTGGTGCCCGAGTATCTGGAGCAGGTGCCCGAGGCCCCCTGGGGCCATCCGTTCCTCTACCGGCCCTATGTCACCCGCCCGGTGGAGGAAGTCCAGGTCAAGCGCGGCCCGGTCCGGCAGAAGTTCAACACCAAGCTTGATGGCTACTACCTGGCCTGCCTCGGCACCGACGGTGTCCCCGGCGGCGAGGGGCTCGCCGGCGACATCCTCATCAAGGACGGCGCCCCCTGGACCGATGGCCCCTTCCCGCCCGTGCCCCAGCCGCAGCCCCTTCGCTAAGGTTCCAACCAGCCGTGCACCAAGCTGCGCCCGTTCGTGCGCAGCAATCAAAATGCGGCCCATGGCCGCATTTTGCAGGTGCCTCAAGGCAAGAAGCTACTTGACGCCCCAATCGAGGATCACCTTCCCGCTCTGCCCGCTGCGCATCGCATCGAAGCCCTTCTGGAAGTCGTCGATGCCGAAGCGGTGGGTGATGACGGGGGTGATGTCCAGGCCGCTCTGGACCATGGCGGCCATCTTGTACCAAGTCTCGAACATCTCGCGTCCGTAGATCCCCTTCAGGATCAACCCTTTGAAGATCACCTGGCTCCAGTCGATGGCGCAGTCGCCGGGGAGGATGCCCAGCAGGGCCACGCGGCCGCCATGGTGCATGGCCTCGAGCAGGGACTCGAAGGCGTTGCGATTGCCGCTCATCTCCAGGCCCACGTCGAAGCCCTCGGTCATCCCCAGGTCCTTCATCACCTCTGGGAGGCTCTTCTTCATGGGATTCACGGCCACGGTGGCACCCATCTTCCGGGCCAGATCCAGGCGGTACTCGTTCACGTCCGTGATGACGATGTGTCGGGCGCCCACGTGCTTGGCGATGGCCACAGCCATGATGCCGATGGGGCCCGCCCCCGTGATCAGCACGTCCTCGCCCACCATGTCGAAGCTGAGGGCCGTGTGGGCGGCGTTGCCGTAGGGGTCGAAGATGGAGGCCACCTCGTCCGGGACGTTGTCGGGCACCTTGAAGACGTTGAAGGCGGGAATGGACAGGTATTCGGCGAAAGAGCCCGTGCGGTTCACGCCGACGCCCACGGTGTTCCGGCAGAGGTGGCGCTTGCCCGCCCGGCAGTTCCGGCAGTGGCCGCAGGTGATGTGGCCCTCGCCGCTCACCCGGTCGCCGGGCTTGTAGCCTTCGACCTCGGCGCCCACCCGCTCGATGATGCCGAAGTACTCGTGGCCCACCACCATGGGCACGGGAATGGTCTTCTGGGCCCAGTCGTCCCAGTTGTAGATGTGCACGTCCGTGCCGCAGATGGCGCTCTTGTGGACCCGGATCAGCACATCGTTGGGGCCCACTTCGGGCATGGGCGCCTCGCCCATCCAGATGCCTTCCTCGCGCTTGGTCTTCAACAGGGCTTTCATGGCGCCTCCAACCGCACCATTTCATCATCAACATCAAGACTGGCCAACTTAGCCTTCCGCCCTTGACGATTCGTGAAGACAACCGATAAGGTTCTCCCAGGCGTTATATGACCAATCCCTCTCTGCGGTCCAACCGCAATATCAATCGGCTCCCTCGCGCGAATCGCGCGTGGGCCGGAGAGGGTCTCACCTAGACACCTGAATTCCCGGACCACCCCGATTCGCGAAAGCGGATCGGGGTTTTTTCTTTTGGAGCAGGCCATGTGCGGCATCCTCACCATCCTCGACATCGATCCCTCCCGCTCGAACCCGGCGGAGCTCCGGCGGCAGGCCCTGGCCATGGCCCGGAAGATCCGCCACCGGGGCCCAGACTGGAGCGGCATCTACAGCGACGATTGGGCCATCCTCGTCCACGAGCGCCTCTCCATCGTGGATGTCGAGCACGGCGCCCAGCCCCTCGTCGACACCCTCCAGGGCACGGTGCTGGCGGTCAACGGTGAGATCTACAACCACCGGGAGCTGCGCCACGGACTGGGGGAGGCCCACGACTTCCAGACCCTGTCCGACTGCGAGGTGATCCTCTACCTCTACGATGAGCTGGCCCCGAAGGACTTCCTCAACCGCATGAACGGCATCTTCGCCTTCGTGCTCTACGACCCCAAGCGGGAGACCTACCTCATCGCCCGGGATCCCATCGGCGTCATCCCCCTCTACCTGGGTTGGGACCGCGAGGACCGCCTCTACGTCGCCTCGGAGATGAAGGCCCTGGTGAGCCACTGCGAACGGATCCGCGAGTTCCCGCCGGGCCACTTCTTCCTGGGGCACGAAGCCGACAAGGGGTTCCAGCGGTACTACGAGCCGGACTGGGCCGAGCCTGGGTACGTCCCCGACACGCCCTACGATCCCACGGCGCTGCGCGCGGCCCTGGAATCAGCCGTGCGGCGGCAGCTCATGTGCGACGTGCCTTATGGCGTCCTGATCTCCGGAGGCGTGGACTCCTCGCTGGTAGCGGCCATCGCCGCCCAGTACCGGGACGGCCGCGTG
This region includes:
- a CDS encoding type II secretion system protein GspG — translated: MHRTRFAPALALLTLLAGCSSEDPRLPGNLYEEARKLNLEGRSLEARAMMKQLVDRYPDTEAARQATRDLFLIEAFVSRDLADRQKQVRAALKRITDALIRYRTKTGEYPESLQGLVPEYLEQVPEAPWGHPFLYRPYVTRPVEEVQVKRGPVRQKFNTKLDGYYLACLGTDGVPGGEGLAGDILIKDGAPWTDGPFPPVPQPQPLR
- the tdh gene encoding L-threonine 3-dehydrogenase; its protein translation is MKALLKTKREEGIWMGEAPMPEVGPNDVLIRVHKSAICGTDVHIYNWDDWAQKTIPVPMVVGHEYFGIIERVGAEVEGYKPGDRVSGEGHITCGHCRNCRAGKRHLCRNTVGVGVNRTGSFAEYLSIPAFNVFKVPDNVPDEVASIFDPYGNAAHTALSFDMVGEDVLITGAGPIGIMAVAIAKHVGARHIVITDVNEYRLDLARKMGATVAVNPMKKSLPEVMKDLGMTEGFDVGLEMSGNRNAFESLLEAMHHGGRVALLGILPGDCAIDWSQVIFKGLILKGIYGREMFETWYKMAAMVQSGLDITPVITHRFGIDDFQKGFDAMRSGQSGKVILDWGVK
- a CDS encoding NUDIX hydrolase, with translation MRLLHRHPEGFDPNAAWTQESESVRQDSRLFRQIVAQRRSPHTGRQHAFYRLQGPDWVNVVAFTREGDLLVVEQFRHGIDASTLEIPGGGCDGGEIPEAAARRELREETGFVSDRWVPLGSCTPNPATQNNRCHSFLALDCELQGDLELDPAEELQVWACSWSEWQARMRQGEVHHALVLSAFQLLSLWEGWPALRERLEGSGEKRGQD
- a CDS encoding YajQ family cyclic di-GMP-binding protein, producing MASECSFDVVCKVDLDEVKNAVSQAMKEIGQRYDFKGSVSKIELKDDKVLVLNSDDEVKLKAVIDVLQTKLHKRGVSIRSMEYGKIEPATKGTVRQEVTIHQGIPVEKAKGLIKAVKDAKIKVQASIQGDQLRVSGKSRDDLQEVIALFKKDDQGLDLQFTNYRG
- the udk gene encoding uridine kinase is translated as MTDRPMLVGIVGGSGSGKTSVAAELVKRLRRRSVATLLLDMDAYYAPLELVKSRFGSLPVNWDHPHAFDLDLMAAHLAALHRGESIRKPTYDFTISDRTGWEESVPPGQVVILEGLLLFALPELRDQLDMKVFVDTDADIRILRRIRRDTRERGRSLESVMDQYEQSVRPMHLEFVEPSKRWADLIVPTGVENRTALDVITRHICSRVLDQGEPQRV
- a CDS encoding rhodanese-like domain-containing protein, with amino-acid sequence MFENGIHLSAETYRDLPETVQRLDVREQWEYDLARIPGAILIPLGELAERVAELDPARPVAAYCHHGTRSLYAVRFLQGAGFRDLAHLAGGIDAYSRLDPSIPRY